Proteins encoded together in one Amblyomma americanum isolate KBUSLIRL-KWMA chromosome 1, ASM5285725v1, whole genome shotgun sequence window:
- the LOC144129508 gene encoding uncharacterized protein LOC144129508 has product MQDMGALTRGMDQEDITTSRVKQACLATCAAIAVAVTVVAFYYLFRASPSHWPRQLICVTDDCRLHALFLDYNINNSFSPCADFDGHICTTWMPSQTYTELGATALGQVAVNWVDNFLPLLRRAADPIKIAEKPLEMYEACVKERDDATAADAARFAAFLKEVNLVWPERSGTNALGLLINMAFNWQMTFWLSFRWRIVSEKHLKFFIVSGNSDVLLLFAMNHRYVMQRDSYLEYWMSHYTTLYGNTSLPPARQIKTSAREQTDILSVLTDVGKKKRSLVTVVPVGNSANFSGRITSSDWLEQLKARLPTEQFPPSGDQVLGDSTLLEAIGLLFNKYSDEQLVYHLSWQFIQLYFLTLQRTPLQIVHWGKTYSSAYVPVYCTLFVEEVFRPLLSALHIKMAIAPSDTARLNFALGGLIEKLVSTVNSSQLEPGPKRAAMARYQSMQMQIWPPGKYFNDEGTEKAYSCYPTNRDSFVQYWIESHRCLQRTAGTAFHRESSGMHRLLSSSPVTYDPIINELAVAASALAHPLYYPHGTPAMFYGGLGFLIVAEALKALDRPSLAVLSNASAALSNSTTGSSKEPRCFTVLENDTRATYFAALNIAYSAFVEDEANEFQERRRPISREHSEETVFFLTICRMMCRARTLQNAGVINCNALFKSCPYFANAFACPPESPMNPAERCFSFQTNRDD; this is encoded by the coding sequence ATGCAGGACATGGGAGCTCTGACTAGGGGCATGGACCAAGAGGACATCACGACATCGAGGGTGAAGCAGGCCTGCCTGGCTACGTGCGCAGCCATAGCAGTGGCAGTGACTGTTGTGGCCTTCTACTACCTGTTCCGTGCATCGCCCAGCCATTGGCCGAGGCAGTTAATATGCGTCACGGATGACTGCCGGCTTCATGCACTCTTCCTTGACTACAACATCAATAATAGCTTCAGCCCATGCGCGGACTTTGACGGCCACATCTGCACCACCTGGATGCCATCGCAGACATACACCGAACTGGGCGCTACAGCGCTCGGCCAGGTGGCTGTCAACTGGGTGGATAACTTCTTGCCTTTGCTGCGTCGCGCAGCAGATCCAATCAAAATCGCCGAAAAACCATTAGAGATGTACGAGGCCTGCGTAAAAGAACGCGATGACGctactgctgctgatgctgcccGCTTCGCTGCCTTCCTGAAAGAGGTAAACCTTGTGTGGCCAGAAAGATCGGGCACAAATGCACTAGGATTGCTGATCAATATGGCCTTCAACTGGCAGATGACATTTTGGTTGAGCTTCCGGTGGAGGATTGTTTCTGAAAAACACTTGAAGTTCTTTATCGTGTCCGGTAACTCCgacgtgctgctgctgttcgccaTGAACCATCGGTATGTGATGCAACGGGACAGCTACCTGGAATACTGGATGAGTCATTACACAACTCTTTACGGGAATACGTCCCTTCCACCTGCGAGACAGATAAAAACCAGCGCTAGAGAGCAGACGGACATACTCAGTGTGCTTACTGACGTTGGGAAGAAAAAGCGCAGCTTGGTCACTGTGGTTCCTGTGGGGAACAGCGCCAACTTCAGCGGACGGATCACGTCGTCTGACTGGCTAGAGCAACTAAAAGCGCGTCTTCCTACAGAGCAGTTCCCTCCTTCCGGCGACCAAGTTCTCGGTGACAGCACTCTGCTCGAGGCTATTGGTCTGCTCTTCAACAAGTACAGCGATGAGCAGCTCGTTTACCACTTGTCCTGGCAGTTCATCCAGCTGTACTTTTTGACCTTGCAGAGGACGCCGCTGCAGATTGTCCACTGGGGCAAGACTTACTCCTCTGCCTATGTACCCGTCTACTGCACTTTGTTCGTAGAGGAAGTCTTCCGGCCACTACTTTCTGCTCTGCACATCAAGATGGCTATCGCACCCAGCGACACCGCGCGTCTCAACTTCGCCCTTGGCGGGCTCATAGAAAAGCTTGTGTCGACGGTCAACTCTTCGCAACTCGAGCCCGGGCCAAAGCGTGCCGCTATGGCCAGGTACCAGTCTATGCAGATGCAGATTTGGCCGCCGGGAAAATACTTCAACGATGAAGGAACCGAAAAGGCCTACAGCTGCTACCCGACCAACCGAGATTCATTCGTGCAGTACTGGATCGAGTCTCACCGCTGCCTGCAGCGCACCGCGGGCACTGCTTTTCATCGCGAGTCCAGCGGCATGCACCGGCTGCTGTCGTCGTCGCCCGTCACCTACGACCCTATTATAAACGAGCTCGCAGTCGCCGCCAGCGCGCTGGCGCATCCCCTGTACTACCCTCACGGCACGCCGGCCATGTTCTACGGTGGACTGGGCTTCCTGATCGTGGCGGAGGCACTGAAGGCGCTGGACCGGCCGTCTCTCGCCGTCCTGTCCAACGCGAGCGCTGCGCTCAGCAACTCGACGACCGGGAGCAGCAAGGAACCGCGCTGTTTCACCGTACTGGAGAACGACACGCGCGCCACCTATTTTGCTGCGCTAAACATCGCCTACTCGGCTTTCGTCGAGGACGAGGCTAACGAATTCCAGGAGCGGCGCCGTCCGATCAGCAGGGAGCACAGCGAAGAGACCGTCTTCTTCCTGACCATCTGCCGAATGATGTGTCGAGCGCGCACCTTGCAGAACGCAGGCGTGATCAACTGCAATGCACTGTTCAAGAGCTGTCCCTATTTTGCGAACGCCTTTGCCTGCCCCCCCGAATCACCCATGAATCCCGCGGAAAGGTGCTTTTCATTTCAAACGAACCGCGACGACTGA